One region of Carya illinoinensis cultivar Pawnee chromosome 8, C.illinoinensisPawnee_v1, whole genome shotgun sequence genomic DNA includes:
- the LOC122274642 gene encoding uncharacterized protein LOC122274642: MDHDWKFVSLKEKHCAFFESHDQVKNPPFESSNNNRSSVCALQIQEAANQRLMQTPADTEKKVKLSEVLLCLPPIGLTLSNMAPFLGLDEMGVSHAENTTICTDAVAGTGSHSSCHSGVQGKACTANKKWKASNFCASFIRIGSWKVVAKREGALVAKCYYAKKKMVWEILKDSLKSKIEIQWSEVLAIRASMVEGQPGILEVELNSPPAFYIEATPRPRKHTLWKNSSDFTDGQALIHRRHYLEFPPGALDKHYEKLLQCDSRMLMLSMRPFPSLRSPFFHSEDHFYNGTREFSLDFNRDRPNTSSSNLQSPFSNIVPTPLVDMQQVQAYEQTNQPCFSINDPTGMVMDYPLHLDEIIRNEGAENPMTGMIWGQGMIHSANILGRDQIQEPFSILATSSHHLRDQIQDPYINIPLEIQMNPAIPFQNYNQNYSGSAPNYADEQVGRFSSESQRHDLNGILNQLNPSDVELLQCSDDHDQNRYILQKSIFKEKDGCN, translated from the exons ATGGATCATGATTGGAAGTTTGTCTCGTTGAAGGAGAAGCATTGTGCGTTCTTTGAGTCTCATGATCAGGTAAAGAACCCGCCGTTTGAGTCTAGCAATAACAATAGAAGCTCTGTTTGTGCGCTTCAAATCCAAGAAGCAGCAAATCAGAGGCTGATGCAAACACCAGCAGACACTGAGAAAAAG GTTAAGTTGAGTGAAGTTCTTCTGTGCTTGCCTCCTATTGGTTTGACACTCTCGAACATGGCCCCTTTCTTGGGCTTGGATGAGATGGGCGTTTCCCATGCAGAAAACACTACTATATGTACTGATGCTGTTGCTGGGACTGGTAGTCATAGCTCATGCCATTCTGGGGTTCAAGGAAAGGCCTGTACTGCTAATAAGAAGTGGAAGGCTTCAAACTTCTGCGCATCATTTATTAGAATCGGCTCTTGGAAG GTTGTTGCTAAACGTGAAGGTGCTTTGGTGGCAAAGTGTTACTATGCAAAGAAAAAGATGGTGTGGGAAATTTTGAAGGATAGTTTGAAGAGTAAGATTGAAATACAGTGGTCTGAAGTTCTTGCAATTAGAGCTTCAATGGTGGAAGGTCAGCCAGgaattcttgaagttgag CTCAATAGTCCACCTGCATTCTATATAGAAGCTACTCCAAGGCCGAGGAAACATACTCTTTGGAAAAATAGTTCAGATTTCACTGATGGTCAAGCTCTAATTCACAG GAGGCACTATCTTGAATTTCCTCCAGGTGCCCTTGACAAACACTATGAGAAACTCCTTCAATGCGACAGCCGGATGTTAATGTTGAGCATGAGACCATTCCCAAGTCTGAGGTCTCCTTTCTTCCACTCAGAAGATCATTTCTACAATGGGACAAGAGAATTTTCTTTGGATTTCAATAGAGATAGGCCAAATACCAGCTCCAGTAATTTGCAGTCGCCTTTCTCGAATATTGTCCCTACTCCATTGGTTGACATGCAACAAGTTCAAGCTTATgaacaaaccaaccaaccatgcTTTagtatcaatgatccaacag GGATGGTTATGGATTACCCTCTGCATTTAGATGAGATTATTAGAAACGAAGGAgcagaaaatccaatgacgggAATGATCTGGGGTCAAGGAATGATCCATTCTGCAAATATCCTGGGAAGAGATCAGATTCAAGAACCATTTTCAATATTAGCTACATCATCACATCATTTGAGAGATCAGATTCAAGATCCgtacataaatattcctttagaAATCCAAATGAATCCAGCCATACCTTTTCAAAACTATAATCAAAACTACAGTGGATCGGCTCCTAATTATGCTGATGAGCAAGTGGGGAGGTTTAGTTCAGAATCTCAAAGACACGATCTGAATGGAATTTTAAACCAACTGAATCCGAGTGACGTCGAACTTCTTCAGTGcagtgatgatcatgatcagaaCAGGTACATATTACAGAAGTCCATTTTCAAAGAAAAGGATGGATGCAACTGA